From Methanosarcinales archaeon, one genomic window encodes:
- a CDS encoding asparagine synthetase B produces MCSICGYFSHNKIPTSTVIDMLSRMEHRGPDACGLYADGEILKKNSVGQLTNNKRAHICIGHSRLSIMGKDDSIQPFTSCDGTLSLVYNGEIYNQNELQELLGSHHDIKDRNNDSEILLHLIEEVYDGDLLKTVQSTVKMLNGMYVLAVTDGKKIIIARDPIGIKPVYYSIKDEVVYFSSEKKAIWEFGTPKRILPGRILELNENGAQIHTGVMVERPQIDINDFNHAVYLYENALVNSVNTRVRGLTQAKLGMIFSGGVDSVLIAKILTELGCDLTCYCVGMKGSQDVENAQKVAKDLQFDHKTIIIDRETIGSILPDIIECIEINGLLQVKVAVPMYLSAKAASEDGIKVMFTGQAADELFAGYTWYRTVVENDGFLTLHEKLWEDIDLLYDDTLEREDKVTMAHSVEMRVPYLDREVVKIAMRMFPTLKIKSSDDTMRKWVHRKVAEKHQIPSYIAYRNKDSAQSGSGIHDLIREVAQNYFEDKKVKYVEIEDKGSIYRYLDEEYGTPEMWAYMNEISQGLNLSC; encoded by the coding sequence ATGTGTTCGATATGTGGATATTTTTCCCATAATAAGATACCAACATCTACCGTCATTGATATGCTTTCCAGAATGGAACATCGTGGTCCGGATGCGTGTGGACTCTATGCTGACGGAGAGATACTGAAAAAGAACAGTGTTGGACAATTAACCAACAACAAACGGGCCCATATTTGCATTGGTCATTCCCGGTTAAGCATTATGGGAAAGGATGATTCTATCCAGCCATTTACATCCTGTGATGGAACGTTATCCCTTGTTTATAACGGTGAGATATATAATCAAAATGAATTGCAGGAACTGTTAGGCAGCCACCATGATATTAAAGATAGAAACAATGATAGTGAGATACTTCTTCATCTCATAGAGGAGGTATATGATGGTGATCTGCTCAAAACAGTCCAATCCACTGTTAAAATGCTCAATGGCATGTATGTATTAGCAGTGACCGACGGAAAAAAGATCATCATAGCCCGGGATCCGATAGGTATCAAACCGGTCTATTATTCTATTAAGGATGAAGTTGTGTATTTTTCTTCTGAAAAAAAAGCAATCTGGGAATTTGGAACACCAAAAAGAATATTACCGGGCCGCATACTTGAATTAAATGAGAATGGTGCACAAATACATACCGGCGTGATGGTTGAGCGGCCGCAGATAGATATCAATGATTTTAATCATGCTGTATATTTATATGAAAATGCCCTGGTAAATTCCGTAAACACAAGAGTAAGAGGTCTGACCCAGGCAAAATTGGGCATGATTTTTTCAGGTGGAGTTGACTCAGTACTGATTGCAAAAATATTGACTGAACTCGGGTGTGATCTAACGTGCTATTGTGTCGGAATGAAGGGGTCGCAGGACGTAGAAAATGCTCAAAAAGTTGCAAAAGATTTACAGTTTGATCATAAAACTATAATTATTGACAGGGAAACGATCGGATCAATCTTGCCAGATATCATTGAATGTATTGAGATAAATGGTCTTTTGCAGGTGAAGGTGGCGGTTCCTATGTACCTTTCAGCAAAGGCTGCCTCAGAAGACGGCATAAAGGTTATGTTCACCGGGCAGGCAGCCGATGAACTTTTTGCAGGGTATACCTGGTATAGAACTGTTGTGGAAAATGATGGTTTTCTTACCTTGCATGAAAAGTTATGGGAAGATATTGATCTTTTATACGATGACACGCTTGAGCGTGAAGATAAAGTGACTATGGCTCATTCAGTTGAAATGAGGGTTCCTTATCTGGATAGGGAAGTGGTGAAAATTGCCATGAGGATGTTCCCCACACTCAAAATAAAAAGTTCAGATGATACCATGAGAAAATGGGTTCATAGAAAGGTGGCCGAGAAACACCAAATCCCCTCCTATATAGCTTATCGAAATAAAGATTCAGCACAGTCAGGATCCGGGATCCATGATCTGATCCGGGAAGTTGCTCAAAACTATTTTGAAGATAAAAAGGTAAAATATGTGGAAATAGAAGACAAAGGTTCTATCTACAGATATCTTGACGAGGAGTACGGGACACCTGAAATGTGGGCTTATATGAATGAAATATCACAAGGTTTGAATCTGTCATGTTAG
- a CDS encoding translation initiation factor 1A has product MLKKKKTSKIYGVVETIYRGQRLNVICSDGKKRNARVPGRLKIRRRLSKIYNGDVVEIEPWNVDDEKCDVISRVSNKSRAKKLNDEILDNFLNKYVK; this is encoded by the coding sequence ATGTTGAAAAAGAAAAAAACCAGTAAAATTTACGGTGTTGTTGAAACTATTTATCGGGGCCAGAGATTGAATGTTATATGTTCAGATGGTAAAAAAAGGAACGCAAGGGTTCCCGGACGATTAAAAATACGTCGCCGTCTATCAAAGATATATAATGGGGATGTTGTCGAAATTGAACCATGGAATGTGGATGATGAGAAATGTGACGTTATCTCGAGAGTAAGCAATAAATCCAGAGCTAAAAAATTAAATGACGAAATACTGGACAACTTTCTCAATAAATATGTTAAATAA
- a CDS encoding carbon-nitrogen hydrolase family protein yields MSIVQTNYDPLDVEKLKHLIENLDGIVCFPECFALGRSGTETLKYLNKVSGEASNIVEEMKGTGKTMLLPLIEKHGVMRNRFYNTTYMIHEGKVIGSYRRVVIHPMEKSFVQKGKVFPVFDIDDVSIGLLICFEIAFPELTRIIALKGASIIFVPSSTPEEADYIWEKRLVSRAIDNQLFIVGVNRCGGVGNEEFIGKSMVVSPCGELLHKCGNSEEIISVEIDLDEVTRERGREPTFSEFEIDVYDNMFMEFFKNE; encoded by the coding sequence GTGTCTATAGTACAAACAAATTATGATCCATTGGATGTTGAAAAACTGAAACATTTGATTGAGAACCTGGATGGCATTGTATGTTTTCCAGAATGTTTTGCTCTTGGAAGAAGTGGTACTGAAACACTAAAATATCTTAATAAAGTGAGTGGTGAAGCTTCAAACATTGTAGAAGAAATGAAAGGTACTGGTAAAACAATGCTTCTGCCTTTAATTGAAAAGCATGGAGTGATGAGGAACAGATTTTACAATACAACATATATGATCCATGAAGGTAAGGTTATTGGATCTTATAGAAGGGTGGTCATCCATCCGATGGAAAAATCTTTTGTGCAAAAAGGCAAGGTTTTTCCTGTTTTTGATATTGATGATGTTTCTATTGGCTTGTTGATATGTTTTGAAATTGCTTTTCCTGAATTAACAAGAATCATTGCATTAAAAGGTGCTTCCATTATATTTGTCCCTTCCAGTACTCCCGAGGAAGCTGACTATATATGGGAAAAAAGACTTGTGTCAAGAGCAATTGATAACCAGTTGTTCATTGTGGGTGTTAATAGATGTGGTGGAGTGGGAAATGAAGAATTTATTGGAAAAAGTATGGTAGTGTCACCCTGTGGTGAGTTATTGCATAAATGTGGGAATTCTGAGGAAATTATCTCAGTAGAAATCGATCTGGATGAAGTTACACGGGAAAGGGGAAGAGAACCAACGTTCAGTGAATTTGAAATCGATGTGTATGATAACATGTTTATGGAATTTTTCAAAAACGAATGA